GAAGAAAGTGCCCCTGTGATTCTTCACCACGAGTTTGCCCCGGTCGACAACAAGCGTCTGGCCCATTTGTGCGGCAGCCTGGATGAACATCTGCGCCAGATCGAGCTGGCCCTGGCCGTGCGCATCGGTCGCCAGAACGAGCGTGTGCGCATCGAGGGCCCCAAGGCCGCGGCCGAGCGCGCGCTGCAGCTCTTGCTGGCTTTGTACGAGCGCAGCCGCCGGGCGATTCCGCCCGAGCTGATGCATGTGGCCCTGGCCGAGGCGGTCGCCGAGCTGGGCCCGGCCCGCATGGCCCGGCGCAGCACGGTGAAGCGCGCTGCCGCTGTCTTGCCCCGGGCCGCGCCCAGCGAGATCGTGCTGCGCACCCGGCGCGCCGATCTGGCCGCCCGCACGCCGCGCCAGCACGAGTACCTGCACCAGATCCTGAATCAGGACATCACCCTGGGCCTGGGGCCGGCGGGCACGGGCAAGACCTTTCTGGCCGTGGCCTGTGCCGTCGACGCGCTCGAGCGCAGCACGGTGCAGCGCATCATCCTGACCCGCCCGGCCGTGGAGGCCGGCGAGCGCCTGGGCTTTCTGCCCGGCGACCTGACGCAAAAGGTCGACCCCTATCTGCGCCCGCTCTATGACGCGCTCTACGAGCTGATGGGTTTCGACAAGGTCAGCAAGGCGTTTGAGAAAGGCCAGCTCGAAGTCGCCCCGCTGGCCTTCATGCGCGGCCGCACGCTCAACCATGCCTTCGTCATCCTGGACGAGGCCCAGAACACCACGCCCGAGCAGATGAAGATGTTCCTGACCCGGCTCGGCTTTGGCAGCCGCTGCGTGGTCACCGGCGACACCAGCCAGATCGACCTGCCCAAGGGCGTGAACAGCGGCCTGGTCGAGGCCGAGCAGGTGCTGGCCGGCGTCGAGGGCGTGGCCATGACCCATTTCAGCAGCGCCGATGTGCTGCGCCACCCGCTGGTGGCCCGCATCGTCGATGCCTACGAGACGCACGGCCGTTCAGCGAGCCCGGCCTCGTCCACCAAAACCAAGAAAGCCGCGCCATGAGCCTGCCCGAACTGAGCCTGTCCCTGCAATTTGCCGACCCGCGCCACAAGGCGCTCTTGCCCCGCCACAAGGTGGCGCGCTGGATCCGCAGCGCCCTGGAGCTGCCGGGCGAGATCACCGTGCGCATCGTCGATGCCGAGGAGGGGCGGCAGCTCAACCGCGAGTTCCGCAGCAAGGACTACGCGACCAATGTGCTGACCTTCGACTACAGCCACGAACCCGTGGTGACGGCCGATCTGGTCATCTGCGCCGAAGTGGTCGAGCGCGAGGCGAAAGAAGCCGGCCTCGATCTGGCAGCGCACTACGCCCACATGCTAGTGCATGGCACCCTGCATGCCCAGGGTTATGACCACGAGGAAGACGACGAAGCCGCCTGCATGGAAGCGCGTGAAAGCGAGCTGATGCAGGCCCTCGGTTTTGCCGACCCGTACGCGGCGCGCTGAAACGACGTCTCAGCCGTGGCGCGTGCCCAGGTAGCGCTTGCGCCAGAAGAACAGGCCCAGGCCCAGGCCCACGGCCAGCATCAGGCCGAAGGCGACCCAGAAGCCGGCGGCCTTGTGGATCAGGGGCAGGCCGTCGAAGTTCATGCCGAAGATGCCGGTGATCAGGTTCAGCGGCAGGAAGATGGCGGTCAGCACGGTCAGCGTGCGCATGATGGAGTTGGTGCGGTGGCCCAGGGCCGAGAAGTGCATCTGCACCGCCGACTCGCTGGACGACTCCATGCGCCGCACATGGGCCAGCACCCGCTCGATGTGTTCTTGCACATCACGTGAGCGCACCCGCAGCAGCTCGCGCTCGCGTTGTGCCGCTGGCTCCTCAGCCGAGGGCCAATCGTCCAGCACATCGATCCATTCCTGGATGGCGCTGCGCTGGTCCTCGCAGGTGTCCTCCAGCCGGTGCAAGGCGTCGCGCGATTCCAGCAGCAGAGGCCAGTCCTCGAAATGGCTGTTGGCATCCATCAGCGTGCGCTGCAGCGCCGTCATCTGCCGGGTCAGCAGGCGGCGCAGCTCCAGATAGCTGTCCACCATGTGGTTGACCATGCGCAGCATCAGTTCGGCCGGGCTGTTGGGCAGGCGGGCGCTGCCGCGCAGATCGCGGCCCTCGGCCAGGGCGCCCATCTTGCTGGCGAAGTAGTCGCGCACCAAGCAGTCGGTCGGGTGCACGGTCAGCAGCACCCGGTCGAAGACCGCAAAGCCCACCGGGCTGGTGTCGATGGCCTTGAGCGCCTCATGGGTGCTGTGCAGGGTGCCATGCTCGGGGTCGGCGAGCAGATGCTCATGGCCGGGCGCAGCGGCCAGGCGCCGAAACACCAAGAGGTCGTACCAGCTGGTGTAGTCGAAATGCGAGGGCAGCTGGTTGTTCAGCAGGTCAGAGACATGCAAGTCCACCAGCTGACCACAGCCCCAGCGCTGCAGGCCTTGCTGGATCTCGCCCAGCTGCAGCTCGAACTCGCGCCGGCCGTAACCGAGCCAGAGGAAGCCATCGCCGGGCAAATCGGCCGGCAGCTGGCTCAGCTCGGTGAACTGGTCGCCGTGGATGTGGAACAGGCGCATCCCAGGGATCAGCCGGCTTTCGCTTGCTTGAGCAGGCGCGCGGCTTCCAGCGCGAAATACGTCAGCACGCCATCGGCGCCGGCGCGCTTGAAGGCCAGCAGGGATTCCATCATCACCGCATCGTGGTCCAGCCAGCCGTTGGCGGCCGCCGCCTTGATCATGGCGTACTCGCCGCTGACCTGGTAGGCGAAGGTGGGCACGCGGAACTCGTCCTTCACACGCCGCACGATGTCGAGGTAAGGCATGCCGGGCTTGACCATCACCATGTCGGCGCCTTCGGCCAGATCGAGGCCGACTTCGCGCAAGGCCTCGTCGCTGTTGCCCGGGTCCATCTGGTAGGTCTTCTTGTCGGCCTTGCCGAGGTTGGCGGCCGAGCCGACGGCGTCACGGAAGGGGCCGTAGAAGGCACTCGCGTACTTGGCGCTGTAGGCCATGATGCGGGTGTGGATGTGGCCGTGGGCTTCCAGCGCCGTGCGGATCGCCCCGATGCGGCCGTCCATCATGTCGCTGGGTGCCACGATGTCCACACCGGCGGCGGCCTGCACCAGGGCTTGCTGGGTCAGGATCTCAACGGTCTGGTCGTTGAGGATGTAGCCGCGCTCGTCCAGCACGCCGTCCTGGCCGTGGCTGGTGAAGGGGTCCAGGGCCACATCGGTCAGCACGCCCAGCTCCGGCACCTGTTCCTTGAGCGCCCGCACCACGCGCGGCACCAGGCCGTCGGGATTGGTGGCTTCGCGGCCGTCGGGGGTCTTGAGCGAGGCATCGATCACCGGGAACAGCGCCAGCACCGGAATGCCCAGGTCCACGCATTCGCGCGCCACGTCGAGCAGACGGTCCAGGCTCAGGCGGGCCACGCCTGGCATGGAGGCCACGGGCTCGACCCGGTTCTCGCCCTCGTGCACAAACACCGGCAGGATCAGATCGCTGGCGCGCACATGGTGCTCGCGGACCAGGGCCCGGGTGAAGGCATCGCGGCGCAGGCGGCGGGGGCGGCTGGCGGGGTAGGGGGCGGGCAGGGGCACTGATCAACTCCGGGAGAGATGGCGTGGCAGGAGGTGGCGCGCGCGCCGGGGCGGGGCCGGATCGGCCGCTTCCTCGTTCGCATGCGTGAGGGACTGCGCAATCTACGCGACTTCCCTGATGCGCCCTCCGATGACGCTTATGTTAAAATTCACTCTGAATGATAGCCGCAAGGTGGTCGTTCCCTGCTTTTCCTCCCTGAGCAGGAGCCTTAGCGTGATGACAGCGATAAGGCTTTCCAGCCCCGGCTTTGTGGCCGGGGCCTTTTTTTGCCCGCAAGATCTTCGCGTGGCATCTGCAGCCGGTTTGCAGAGCGTTTTTGCTCCCACCTCAAGCCCGGTTCCTGCCCCGGCGAAAGCGCCCCGCATAATGCGGCGATGCTCTGGATCAAAGCCTTTCACATCGTTTTCGTGGCCAGCTGGTTTGCCGGCTTGTTCTACCTGCCGCGCATCTTCGTCAACCTGGCCATGGTGCCGGCCGACAGCCATGCCGAGCGCGAGCGCCTGCTCCTGATGGCACGCAAGCTCTACCGCTTCGCCACCTTGCTGATGATCCCGGCGCTGGTGCTGGGTGCTTGGATGTGGGCGCTCAATTTCGCCGGCTTCAACCAGGGCTGGATGCACACCAAGCTGCTCTTGGTGATCGGGGTGATCGGCTATCACCACGCCTGCAAATCCATCCTGCGCAGCTTTGAGCAGTCGGCCAACCGCCGCAGTCACCGCTGGTTCCGGGTCTTCAACGAGTCGGCCGTGCTGATGTTCATCGCCATCGTGGTGCTGGTGGTCGTCAAGCCCTTCTGAGCTCTGGGCTCGCCATGGTGCGCCGCCAAAGCTCTGCCTCCTGGCTGCTGCTGGCTTGCACGGCCCTGATCGTCTACGCCAGCCTCTATCCTTTCGGGCCCTGGGTCTGGCCGCCCGGCCTGGACGGGCGCGGCATGCTGGGCTTGCCCTGGTCGCGCTATGCCAGCTGGATCGATCTGCAGGCCAATCTGGCGGGCTATCTGCCCTTTGGTTTTCTCTGCTTTGCCGCCGCCATGCGCAGTGGCTGGCGTCTGCGCAGCGGGGGGCCGCTGAGCCTGCTGGCCGGGCCGCTGCTGTCTTACAGCCTCGAGACCCTGCAGTACTTTCTGCCCAGCCGGGTGCCCGCCCTGGGCGATTTTTTGCTCAACAGTGCCGGTGCCTGGCTCGGGGTGGGGCTGGCCTGGCTGCTCTACCGCCTGGGCGGTCTGCGGCGCTGGGAGGATGTGCGCGATTACTGGTTCCAGCCGCACAGTGCCGGTGCGCTGGCGCTGCTGGCGCTCTGGCCGCTGGGCCTGCTGTTCCCGACGCCGGTGC
This region of Paucibacter aquatile genomic DNA includes:
- a CDS encoding CopD family protein, which translates into the protein MLWIKAFHIVFVASWFAGLFYLPRIFVNLAMVPADSHAERERLLLMARKLYRFATLLMIPALVLGAWMWALNFAGFNQGWMHTKLLLVIGVIGYHHACKSILRSFEQSANRRSHRWFRVFNESAVLMFIAIVVLVVVKPF
- the ybeY gene encoding rRNA maturation RNase YbeY; the protein is MSLPELSLSLQFADPRHKALLPRHKVARWIRSALELPGEITVRIVDAEEGRQLNREFRSKDYATNVLTFDYSHEPVVTADLVICAEVVEREAKEAGLDLAAHYAHMLVHGTLHAQGYDHEEDDEAACMEARESELMQALGFADPYAAR
- a CDS encoding magnesium transporter CorA family protein, producing MRLFHIHGDQFTELSQLPADLPGDGFLWLGYGRREFELQLGEIQQGLQRWGCGQLVDLHVSDLLNNQLPSHFDYTSWYDLLVFRRLAAAPGHEHLLADPEHGTLHSTHEALKAIDTSPVGFAVFDRVLLTVHPTDCLVRDYFASKMGALAEGRDLRGSARLPNSPAELMLRMVNHMVDSYLELRRLLTRQMTALQRTLMDANSHFEDWPLLLESRDALHRLEDTCEDQRSAIQEWIDVLDDWPSAEEPAAQRERELLRVRSRDVQEHIERVLAHVRRMESSSESAVQMHFSALGHRTNSIMRTLTVLTAIFLPLNLITGIFGMNFDGLPLIHKAAGFWVAFGLMLAVGLGLGLFFWRKRYLGTRHG
- the hemB gene encoding porphobilinogen synthase gives rise to the protein MPLPAPYPASRPRRLRRDAFTRALVREHHVRASDLILPVFVHEGENRVEPVASMPGVARLSLDRLLDVARECVDLGIPVLALFPVIDASLKTPDGREATNPDGLVPRVVRALKEQVPELGVLTDVALDPFTSHGQDGVLDERGYILNDQTVEILTQQALVQAAAGVDIVAPSDMMDGRIGAIRTALEAHGHIHTRIMAYSAKYASAFYGPFRDAVGSAANLGKADKKTYQMDPGNSDEALREVGLDLAEGADMVMVKPGMPYLDIVRRVKDEFRVPTFAYQVSGEYAMIKAAAANGWLDHDAVMMESLLAFKRAGADGVLTYFALEAARLLKQAKAG
- a CDS encoding PhoH family protein produces the protein MILHHEFAPVDNKRLAHLCGSLDEHLRQIELALAVRIGRQNERVRIEGPKAAAERALQLLLALYERSRRAIPPELMHVALAEAVAELGPARMARRSTVKRAAAVLPRAAPSEIVLRTRRADLAARTPRQHEYLHQILNQDITLGLGPAGTGKTFLAVACAVDALERSTVQRIILTRPAVEAGERLGFLPGDLTQKVDPYLRPLYDALYELMGFDKVSKAFEKGQLEVAPLAFMRGRTLNHAFVILDEAQNTTPEQMKMFLTRLGFGSRCVVTGDTSQIDLPKGVNSGLVEAEQVLAGVEGVAMTHFSSADVLRHPLVARIVDAYETHGRSASPASSTKTKKAAP